A DNA window from Aquarana catesbeiana isolate 2022-GZ linkage group LG01, ASM4218655v1, whole genome shotgun sequence contains the following coding sequences:
- the LOC141130296 gene encoding probable N-acetyltransferase camello isoform X3, whose translation MADYSIRKYNNGDYHAVRKLFAQGMLDYIPGTTSYILKRPQVYCTILASSITLHLYYRSYVLSLFSVGTFLAAIHGLLKLAVNMFIKKVHNGDLLNIEESYIQRPNSFFWVAASGGRIVGMVGVQPDPNSNSDMILRRLSVAKDQQRRGIARALCMKVFDFARQRGYQRITLDTSTMQVNAHKLYRHLGFKTAKVIPSRSRLGRFANMTVVYYSYDV comes from the coding sequence ATGGCTGACTACTCCATACGGAAGTACAACAATGGGGATTACCACGCCGTTCGTAAACTGTTTGCCCAAGGAATGTTAGATTACATTCCTGGCACTACCTCATATATCTTGAAGCGCCCACAAGTCTACTGCACCATCTTGGCTTCATCCATCACACTGCACTTGTACTATCGCTCCTACGTCCTTTCTCTGTTCAGCGTTGGGACATTCTTGGCTGCAATCCACGGCCTTTTAAAGTTGGCAGTAAACATGTTTATAAAGAAGGTTCACAACGGAGATTTACTAAACATTGAGGAGTCTTATATTCAGAGACCCAACTCTTTCTTCTGGGTAGCCGCGTCCGGTGGTCGGATTGTAGGGATGGTGGGTGTCCAGCCTGATCCAAACTCCAACAGCGACATGATATTACGACGCTTGTCGGTGGCTAAAGACCAGCAACGCCGGGGGATCGCCAGGGCCCTGTGCATGAAGGTCTTTGACTTTGCTCGCCAGCGAGGATACCAACGCATCACCCTAGATACGTCGACCATGCAAGTCAATGCTCATAAACTGTATCGACATTTGGGATTCAAGACAGCAAAAGTCATTCCCAGCAGAAGTCGACTAGGAAGGTTTGCAAATATGACTGTGGTGTACTACAGCTACGATGTCTAG